TCTGGCTTAAAGATAACCCTAAAACGATTGCTTGGTTTGCAACCTTTTCCTTTGGCTGTGCCAATCGGTGTCCTCCTTTTTGGCGATGCCTAACTGGCCCATCTGCCCTGCAGCAGATTTTCGGGCCACGGGAAGCATCAAGCTGCTGCTGAAGGCCACAACCACATTCAACATGTAAACATGCAAATTGACTTAAATATTACAGAAACGCCTTACGTTTCCCGTCCTCTCCCCTTCCAAAGGGAGCCCAACTGGGGCTTCTCACACTGCTTAGGGAAGCAGGATGAATGGCTGTAACCAGTGGCGTAGCAAagggggggcgataggggcgatccgccccaggttccactctgggggggtgacAGTCGGTGCCCCACCCAGAGACTCCCAaggcgagcccctccagcctcctggtaaaaagcccgctcTGCACAGCATGGCACGGTGTGCTGTGCCGTGCCGCGCCAAACAAGCTTTTTACCTGGAGGCTCGGGAGTCAGGGGCGCCAACTGTCATCCCCCGTccagctccagggtggcacccgcctGCCACGCTGTCGCTGAGCGAAGCTTTCTAGGCTGGAGGCTCCGTTTAGGCTTTTGAAGTCGCAGGGGggtgatccccctctacgtagcacgcatgtgcagcttTATTACGTAGCGATGCATGCGTCATTAAGTagcgacgccccccccccggcacagcaatttgctgccccgggtgtcaaagcggcttcctccgccactggctgTAACAGGTTAAAACTGAGCGGGATTTCGCTCGTACAGACCGTTATAGCAGGTATATCTTCCATCTTCCCCTTTGGTAAAGGCCACATCCATTTTGAGACAGCCATAGGGCCTGTGAAAGGAGACAAGGAGGAAAGGGGTCAGGTCACGAGGAGCAGTGGGGCAGTTGCAAAATCCGAGGCTTTGGACTCGGTAAGGACATCAGAAAAGTCTGGCTGAATCAGGCCAGCCTCAGACCAGACCCTCCAAACGTTCCCAATTTTCCAGAggcagtcctggaattacagaagccatccgggtttctgatttgatcccagaatgtcccacttttcctttcaataggccatcagagaaatgttgaaggggatggaagaggacgtccctattttcccagGGGAAAATCTTGGAGGGAATGTAACAGAGGTTTCATCACCTTTGGCTCGGAAAGTGGCCGCCCAACTCAAGGTCATCGCAAATCCGAatttgcatttcagggggttagactagatgacccttggtccccttccaatgctacagttctatgaatctaaCATATAAGGACGTaaaaagagccttctggatcaggtcaatggcccatctagtccagcgtcctgttctcacagtggccgaccggATGCCCATGTGAAACCAGCGAGCAGGATTCAAGCTCGATAGCAACTTTCCTCTCCTGTGATTTCTGGCAATTTAGCAATTCTGGTATATGGCAGCATAGTTAGCCGCCATCagtagccctcttctccatggcCACTAGATGCATAACGGTAGATTCAAATTAAAACTTGCTCAGTGGATACATAGTGCTGCTCTAATTTCGTCTCATCTCTCAAAATCACCACGGGGGAATCTTCAAATTCACATGTTCAAATTCAGAATTTCTACCTCATGGTGAGGAAAAGAACTCACCAGGGCAACCACACCCCAGGGTTTTCTTCTGCCTGTAGGCGATGCTACAACAGCTCAGCAAACAACAGGCAAACTTACGTTGGCAAAGTGGAAGAGACATTGAAGTTTCCATCCTTCGTGATTGTTATGTTGGCAGCCACCATGCTCATTTCATCTAAATACTCGGAAAGCATGGTGCTGTTAGTGGCAAAGATCTGCGTGTACCAGGTCTTTGGGAACTCCTGAAGACAAAAGACGGATGGCTCTTTCAGAAGGTGCAGCAAAACACTGGGGCTCCAAGCAGAAATTCCTGGCTGCCTACCAGGTACAAGTGTTCCCTTCTAATAATGGCACTTATCTGAGGAGGATCATGAGTTCCTGTCCATGCAGATGGTAAGCAGAAATGGCCATGtgcacacatagaatcatagaattatagaatcatagaatcatagagttggaagagaccacgagggccatccagtccaactccctgccaagcaggaaacaccatcaaagcattcctgacatatggccatcaagcctccgtttaaagacctccaaagaaggagactccaccacactctttggcagcaaattccactgctgaacagctcttactgtcaggaagttcttcctaatgtttaggtggaatcttctttcttgtagtttgaatccattgctccgtgtctgctttcctggagcagcataaaacaacctttctccctcctctatatgacatccttttatatatttgcacatggctatcatatcaccccttaaccttctcttctccaggctaaacatacccagctccctaagccgttcctcataaggcatcgtttccaggcctttggccattatggttgccctcttctggacacgttccagcttgtcagtatccttctttaactgtggtgcccagaactggacacagtactccaggtgaggtctgaccagagcagaatacaatggtactattactattACCCTCCAAAGCCTGATGGACCTGGGACATTTTCTATTTGTATAGAATCAAGTGTCCATTGATGAATGGGCCATCCGACATTGCAAAATTCTTCCCCAAATGgtgtctcctctcccctccctggggTTGTCCTGCCACGGTGCTAGGTTGGAGCTCGACAGAAGACCAGAGCTGGTGGTTACCTTATTTGGGTCACACTTTTCAAAGTCATAATGCGTGGCATGGGCAGCGTAGAGGAAGGCAAGACCCAAACCAATCACCCAGAACTTCATCTTGGATCTCTGCTTTCTCGCTTCTCGGTGAGAGAATATCCTGAGACAAGTGAGCTCAAGGTATGCCAGGCTTCTCCTGGCTTTTATAGAGCTTCACTCTCTCCCTGACACACCCTCTGAAAAGCTTGCATCAAGTCCATCCGCCGTCCTTTCTTGCCCACCAGCCACGTTTTCAGCTGCAGATACAACAAGGTTGTTGTTGGCATGGGAACAGCTGCCCCAATGGCTTCTTGTGCAACACAAGGAGGTGTTGCGGTTGTCCAAACAGTGGAGGCATTTGCCTTGGCCCACGATCCAATGGGCATTTGGACAACAACCACCCGGAAAGGTCACACTCCTCTTATCTAAAGCAGGGGAAGAAGAGCTTGGAGTGGGTGACCACCCAAGGTCAATATGTTTCTTGGAGTGCAATAAATGAAGGAATGACGTCAGCTGCTTTCCAGGTCACCCTTTTGGAAAGatgcaggagagcaaagagcaaagATGGAGTCATGagactgggctgctgctgctgctcccatgTCAGGAGGGATGGTGGggctagagatgtgaaggcccggaaaaaAACCGGGAAaatccgcgggggggggggaaccttttttttcctgaagccttttttgttttcccccgaaaaactggaaaaatgggggaggggaattaaatactgtggagaggaaatatg
The window above is part of the Zootoca vivipara chromosome 13, rZooViv1.1, whole genome shotgun sequence genome. Proteins encoded here:
- the LOC118095159 gene encoding extracellular fatty acid-binding protein-like, which produces MKFWVIGLGLAFLYAAHATHYDFEKCDPNKEFPKTWYTQIFATNSTMLSEYLDEMSMVAANITITKDGNFNVSSTLPTPYGCLKMDVAFTKGEDGRYTCYNEWGKGVVLDGKTDCKSYCVVTAVHTRDGVKSVFLTLYGIEKIPTRESKQVFANLFAKMGLEEKYLVQFPPEVACRE